The Pseudomonas sp. G2-4 genome window below encodes:
- a CDS encoding alkene reductase — MTTIFDPIKLGDIELKNRIIMAPLTRCRADAGRVPNALMAEYYVQRASAGLILSEATSVTPMGVGYPDTPGIWSNDQVRGWSNVTKAIHGAGGKIFLQLWHVGRISHPSYLNGETPVAPSAIQPKGHVSLVRPLADFPTPRALETAEIADVIDAYRVGAENAKAAGFDGVEIHGANGYLLDQFLQSSTNQRTDQYGGSLENRARLLLEVTDAAIEVWGAGRVGVHLAPRADSHDMGDENRLETFSYVARELGKRGIAFICSREKEGDDSIGPQLKQAFGGPYIANERFTKDSANAWLAEGKADAVAFGVPFIANPDLPARLKADAPLNEPHPETFYGKGPVGYIDYPVM, encoded by the coding sequence ATGACGACTATTTTCGATCCGATCAAACTTGGCGACATCGAGCTGAAAAACCGCATCATCATGGCTCCGCTCACCCGCTGCCGCGCTGATGCGGGCCGCGTGCCTAACGCGTTGATGGCCGAGTACTACGTACAACGCGCCTCCGCCGGCCTGATCCTCAGCGAAGCGACCTCCGTCACGCCGATGGGCGTCGGCTACCCGGACACCCCGGGCATCTGGTCCAACGACCAAGTGCGCGGCTGGAGCAACGTGACCAAGGCCATCCACGGCGCGGGTGGCAAGATCTTCCTGCAACTGTGGCACGTAGGCCGGATCTCTCACCCGTCGTACCTGAACGGTGAAACTCCGGTGGCGCCGAGCGCCATTCAGCCTAAGGGCCACGTGAGCCTGGTGCGTCCGCTGGCCGACTTCCCGACACCGCGCGCACTGGAAACCGCTGAGATCGCCGACGTCATCGATGCCTACCGCGTAGGGGCCGAGAACGCCAAGGCCGCCGGTTTCGACGGCGTGGAAATCCACGGCGCCAACGGGTATCTGCTCGACCAGTTCCTGCAAAGCAGCACCAACCAGCGTACCGACCAGTACGGCGGTTCCCTGGAAAACCGCGCCCGCCTGCTGCTGGAAGTGACCGACGCGGCCATCGAAGTCTGGGGCGCCGGCCGGGTTGGCGTGCATCTGGCGCCACGCGCCGACTCCCATGACATGGGCGACGAGAACCGTCTGGAAACCTTCAGCTACGTGGCCCGCGAACTGGGCAAGCGCGGCATCGCTTTTATCTGCTCCCGCGAGAAGGAAGGCGACGACAGCATTGGCCCGCAACTCAAGCAAGCCTTTGGCGGCCCGTACATCGCCAACGAGCGTTTCACCAAGGACAGCGCCAATGCCTGGCTGGCCGAAGGCAAGGCGGATGCCGTCGCCTTCGGTGTACCGTTCATTGCCAACCCGGACCTGCCGGCCCGCTTGAAAGCTGATGCACCGCTGAACGAACCGCATCCGGAAACGTTCTACGGTAAAGGCCCCGTGGGTTATATCGACTATCCCGTGATGTAA
- a CDS encoding MFS transporter, producing the protein MPLSLLILALSAFAIGTTEFVIMGLLPEVAADLGVSIPGAGWLVTGYALGVAIGAPFMALATARLPRKAALVALMGIFIVGNLLCAIASDYDVLMFARVVTALCHGAFFGIGSVVAAGLVAPNKRASAVALMFTGLTLANVLGVPLGTALGQETGWRSTFWAVTVIGVIALIGLVRFLPAKRDEEKLDMRSELVALKGAGLWLSLSMTALFSASVFTLFTYVAPLLGEVTGVSPRGVTWTLVLIGLGLTLGNIIGGKLADKSLANTLMGVFITMAVVSTVLSWTSVALIPTEITLFLWATACFAAVPALQVNVVTFGKAAPNLVSTLNIGAFNIGNALGAWVGGSVIDHGLGLTSVPLAAGALAVLALLVTLITFRQDGNAELAPATH; encoded by the coding sequence ATGCCCCTCTCACTCCTCATCCTGGCCCTGAGCGCCTTCGCCATCGGCACCACCGAGTTCGTCATCATGGGCCTGTTGCCCGAAGTGGCGGCCGACCTCGGTGTATCGATCCCCGGTGCCGGTTGGCTGGTGACCGGCTACGCCCTGGGCGTGGCCATCGGCGCACCATTCATGGCACTGGCCACCGCACGGCTGCCACGCAAGGCCGCCCTGGTGGCGCTGATGGGGATTTTCATCGTCGGCAACCTGCTCTGTGCCATCGCCAGCGACTACGACGTGCTGATGTTCGCTCGGGTGGTTACTGCCCTGTGCCACGGTGCGTTCTTCGGTATTGGCTCAGTGGTAGCTGCTGGCCTGGTGGCGCCCAACAAGCGTGCTTCGGCCGTGGCCCTGATGTTCACCGGCCTGACCCTGGCCAACGTGCTGGGTGTCCCGCTGGGCACCGCGTTGGGCCAGGAAACCGGCTGGCGCTCGACCTTCTGGGCCGTGACCGTCATCGGCGTGATTGCCCTGATCGGCCTAGTCCGTTTCCTGCCGGCCAAGCGCGATGAAGAAAAACTCGACATGCGCTCGGAACTGGTCGCCCTCAAGGGCGCGGGCTTGTGGTTGTCCCTGAGCATGACCGCGCTGTTTTCCGCCTCGGTGTTCACCCTGTTCACCTACGTCGCCCCGCTGCTGGGCGAAGTCACTGGCGTTTCGCCCCGTGGCGTGACCTGGACCCTGGTCCTGATCGGCCTGGGCCTGACCCTGGGCAACATCATCGGCGGCAAGCTGGCGGACAAGAGCCTGGCGAATACGCTGATGGGCGTCTTCATCACCATGGCCGTGGTGTCCACCGTGTTGAGCTGGACCAGCGTGGCGCTGATCCCTACCGAAATCACCCTGTTCCTCTGGGCCACCGCCTGCTTCGCCGCCGTGCCGGCCCTGCAAGTCAACGTGGTGACCTTCGGCAAAGCCGCGCCAAACCTGGTGTCCACCCTGAACATCGGCGCCTTCAACATCGGCAACGCCTTGGGCGCCTGGGTCGGCGGCAGCGTCATCGACCACGGCCTGGGCCTGACGTCCGTGCCCCTGGCCGCCGGCGCGCTGGCCGTACTGGCGCTGCTGGTCACCCTGATCACTTTCCGCCAGGACGGCAATGCCGAGCTGGCTCCGGCAACTCACTGA
- a CDS encoding metalloregulator ArsR/SmtB family transcription factor: MPLDLDEIIKALAHPVRRDILNWLKDPKVQFPEQLHNHEFGICAGQIDQRCGLSQSTVSAHLAVLQRAGLISSQKVGQWHFFKRNEEVIQQFLKQMSQEL, translated from the coding sequence ATGCCCCTTGACCTCGACGAAATAATAAAAGCGCTGGCACACCCAGTACGGCGAGACATCCTCAACTGGCTCAAAGACCCCAAGGTCCAGTTCCCCGAACAGTTGCACAACCACGAATTCGGCATTTGCGCCGGACAGATCGACCAGCGTTGCGGCCTGTCGCAGTCCACGGTTTCTGCGCACCTGGCGGTGTTGCAACGGGCGGGATTGATCTCGAGCCAGAAGGTCGGTCAATGGCACTTCTTCAAACGCAACGAGGAAGTGATCCAGCAGTTCCTTAAGCAAATGAGCCAAGAGCTCTGA
- a CDS encoding ACP phosphodiesterase, with translation MNYLAHLHLGGPGREQLLGSLYGDFVKGPLQGLYDPQIEAAIALHRRIDMYTDRHPLVDIALSRFSTVRRRYAGIVLDVFFDHCLARDWTSYGEGPLVDFTSRVYQVLTTEQQLPGRLAQIAPYMAADDWLGSYREFEVLAQVLRGISRRLSRPEELAGAMQELVRLYEPLSEDFRLFYPQLQDFALNQTTPQV, from the coding sequence ATGAACTATCTCGCGCACCTGCACCTCGGCGGCCCTGGCCGGGAACAACTGCTCGGCAGCCTCTACGGCGACTTCGTCAAAGGGCCGCTGCAAGGGCTGTACGATCCGCAGATCGAAGCGGCGATCGCCCTGCATCGGCGCATCGACATGTACACCGATCGCCATCCCTTGGTGGACATTGCCCTGTCGCGTTTTTCCACAGTGCGCAGACGCTATGCCGGGATCGTGCTCGACGTGTTCTTCGATCATTGCCTGGCCCGGGACTGGACGTCGTACGGCGAAGGGCCGCTGGTGGATTTCACGTCCCGTGTGTACCAGGTACTCACCACCGAACAGCAGTTGCCGGGGCGCCTGGCACAGATCGCGCCGTATATGGCGGCGGATGACTGGCTGGGGTCTTATCGGGAGTTCGAGGTGCTGGCGCAGGTACTGCGCGGCATTTCCCGACGCCTGTCCCGACCGGAGGAACTGGCGGGGGCGATGCAGGAACTGGTCAGGCTCTATGAGCCATTGAGCGAAGACTTCAGGCTGTTCTATCCGCAGTTGCAGGATTTTGCGCTGAATCAAACCACGCCGCAGGTCTAA
- a CDS encoding lysophospholipid acyltransferase family protein: MGRLRVYARIARVLVVVALGLSMAGLFGLFERLGVANSMVRRQRWSRFFMARLSRALPFSVTVHGQLPQRPMLWVSNHVSWTDIPLLGMLAPLSFLSKAEVRTWPVAGWLAAKAGSLFIRRGSGDSQLIRKQMSRHLEQAHPLLMFPEGTTTDGRSLRTFHGRLLSAAIDADVALQPVAIRYLRDGEPDSLAPFIGDDDLLSHLMRLFAHDRGDVHIHLLQPIACHGQERAALAFQAQQAVHKALFGAIPEKQQAPMRPAAIAA, encoded by the coding sequence GTCTGTTCGAACGCCTGGGCGTGGCCAACTCCATGGTCCGCCGCCAGCGTTGGTCACGGTTCTTCATGGCACGCTTGAGCCGCGCCCTGCCCTTTTCTGTGACCGTCCATGGCCAACTGCCGCAACGGCCGATGCTGTGGGTCAGCAACCACGTGTCCTGGACCGACATCCCGCTGCTGGGCATGCTGGCGCCGCTGTCGTTTCTCTCCAAGGCCGAAGTGCGCACCTGGCCGGTAGCCGGATGGTTGGCGGCCAAGGCTGGCAGCCTGTTCATCCGTCGCGGCTCGGGTGACAGCCAGTTGATCCGCAAGCAGATGAGCCGCCACCTGGAACAGGCCCATCCGCTGTTGATGTTCCCCGAAGGAACCACCACCGATGGCCGCTCCTTGCGGACTTTCCATGGTCGCTTGTTATCCGCCGCCATCGATGCCGATGTGGCGTTGCAACCGGTGGCGATTCGTTACCTGCGCGACGGTGAACCTGACTCGCTGGCACCGTTCATTGGCGATGATGACTTGTTATCGCACCTGATGCGCCTGTTTGCCCATGATCGAGGCGACGTGCACATCCACCTGCTGCAACCCATCGCCTGCCACGGCCAGGAGCGCGCGGCGCTGGCGTTCCAGGCACAACAGGCGGTGCACAAGGCATTGTTCGGCGCGATCCCCGAGAAGCAGCAAGCGCCGATGCGGCCCGCGGCGATTGCGGCCTGA